The Phycisphaerae bacterium genomic sequence CCCACGACGGCCCTTCCTTGACGACCCGCGGCGCGGCCGATGCATCGAGGCCGCCTTCGCGAAGTCGCCGGACGTAGAGGCGAAGGTTGCGAACGCCGTGGGTGAAAACGCCGAGCTGATCGGTGGTCACGAGGACTTCGACCGCGGCCTGCGCCGCGCCGTGCTCCATGCCGACCTCGACGAGGGCGGCGGTGCAGAAGGCGATCAACTGATCGGTCCGAACGCGATCCGGAAGTGTGCGGGTCATGGTTTCTCCTGTGAACGGTCGCCCAGGGTCCGGTCGAGCATAGCTTTGATCTGCCGCTCGTCGAGGCCCGGCGAACCGGCGAAGGTGTCGTCTGTGATGCTCTCGCCGAACGCGGCGTCCATCCGGCGTTTCCAAAGCTTATCGAGGCCGATCGCCTCAACGAACCGCCGCAACCACGGACCCAACGCCGCGGCTTGCTGTTCAACCGGAGCATCGGACGGCGCAGCGGCGAGCCTGCGGGCCGCAGCGGCGTAGCGATCCGGATGTTTCGCCCACCAGACTTCGATCGCCGCCGGCAACAAGCGCGACAGGGCCAGCGTCTCCGACGGGCCGGCGGGCAAGGCGTCCATCTCAGCGGCGGCAGTGCCCGCGAGCACCGCGGCCATGGACATCTGCGCCCGGGCGTCGCGGTCGTCCGGCTTTTCGAGCACGTGCGGCAGATTCGCAGCCGCCCTGCCGATCGCCTCGAGAGCGAGCGCGTCGGTGACGGGATTGGCATGGTTGGCGCACAGAAACGCCTGCAGGCCGCGGGCCAGAACGTCGAAACCGGCCATCACGGTGGCGCGGCCGGACAGATTGTGGGTCAATTCCGGGTCCACCAGGGCGGTACGAGGAAACAGGTGCGGGCTTCGCAGCACCACGCGCCGCTGCGCGTCGCGGTCGACCAGAATCGCGGTCATGGCGACTTCGGCGCCCGCGCCGGCGACGGTTGGAACAGCCAGAACCGCCAGCGCCGTAGCGCCGATTGGCTTGCCGCCGGCGGCATAGTCACGGATGTCGCCGTCGTGCGTCGCCGCGACGGCTGCGCCCTTGGCCAGGTCGATGACCTCGCCGCCGCCGATCGCGACCAGAAGATCGCAGCCGGCTTTTCGGGCCATCGCCGCGGCTTCGTCGACGGCGTCGATGGTCGCCTCCGATCCGATAAGGTCGAAGCGCTCAACATCGAGGTCGCCTTCTTCGAGAAGATGCGCCGCGCGTTCCGCCAGACCTGAACCGTGAGGAACGATCAGCAGCGCCCGCCGCCCGAGGGCCGCCGCCTCGCGGCCAAGCGTCGCGAAAACGCCGTCGCCGAAGACGAGTTGGCCGGGCCAGCGGATGACAAAGGGCGCCAGCGCCACGTCGCTACCTCTTGACCCCGTTGACCACGTTGGGCAGCGCCTCGCCGCGAACCGCGCACGCCACCCGCTCGGCGGTGCTCTTGCGAAGGTATCGGACCGCGTTGGGCGAGGCGGAGGCGATGTGATTCGTGATGATCACGTTGTCCATCGCCAGCAGCGGGTTGTCCGGGTTGATCGGTTCCGGGTCGGTCACGTCGAGGGCGGCCCCGCTGACCTTGCCGCTGCGCAGGGCGGCGATCAGGTCGTCGGTGTGCACCAGGTCGCCGCGGGAGAGGTTGACGATCAGCACGCCGTCCTTCATCTTCGCCAGCGTTTGGGCGTTGATCATCTGTTTGGTCTGGGCCGTGCTGGGGCAATGCAGCGTCACGAGGTCGCTCTCGGCGTAGATCCGCGCCAGGTCGGCCGGCTCGAAACCCTCGCCTTTGATCTTGCCCGCCTCGACGACGG encodes the following:
- a CDS encoding iron-containing alcohol dehydrogenase, whose translation is MALAPFVIRWPGQLVFGDGVFATLGREAAALGRRALLIVPHGSGLAERAAHLLEEGDLDVERFDLIGSEATIDAVDEAAAMARKAGCDLLVAIGGGEVIDLAKGAAVAATHDGDIRDYAAGGKPIGATALAVLAVPTVAGAGAEVAMTAILVDRDAQRRVVLRSPHLFPRTALVDPELTHNLSGRATVMAGFDVLARGLQAFLCANHANPVTDALALEAIGRAAANLPHVLEKPDDRDARAQMSMAAVLAGTAAAEMDALPAGPSETLALSRLLPAAIEVWWAKHPDRYAAAARRLAAAPSDAPVEQQAAALGPWLRRFVEAIGLDKLWKRRMDAAFGESITDDTFAGSPGLDERQIKAMLDRTLGDRSQEKP